Below is a window of bacterium DNA.
GCCCGGCGAGGACCTGTTCCGGACGCCGGCGACGAAGGACGTCTCCGCCGGGCTGCCGTCGGAAGTTCTGGAGCGCCGACCGGACATCATGCAGGCCGAGCGGACGCTGCGCGCGGCCGACGCGAACATCGGCGTCGCGCGCGCCGCGTTCTTCCCTCGGATCGCGTTGACCGCCAACGCCGGCGTGGCGAGCGCGGACCTCTCGAACCTCTTCAAGGGCGGGACGGGGGCGTGGACCTTCGCGCCGCAGGCGACGCTGCCGATCTTCGGCGCCGGACGTCTGAAGGGCAATCTCGCGGCCGCGAAGGCCGAGCGCGGGATCGCGCTGGCGCAGTACGAACGGGCGATCCAAGGGGCGTTTCGGGAGGTCGCGGACGCGCTGGCGCTGCGCGGCACGGTGGACGAGCGGATCGCGGCGCAGGAGGCGCTCGTCGCCGCGACCGGCGCGAGCCAGCGCATCTCCGAGCAGCGGTTCCGCACCGGCATTTCGAGCTACCTCGACGTGCTCGACGCGCAGCGCACGCTCTACGACGCGCAGAAGGCGCTGATCTCGGTGCGGCTCGCGAAGGCCGACAACAACGTGACTCTCTACAAGGTCTTGGGCGGCGGTTGGACGGCGAACACGCCGGCGCCCAAGGACGCGGCGCCGGTCGGCGGCGCCGCGGAGAAGCGGAGCGACGCGGCGGCGATGCAGGCCGCCTCGCCGCGCTGACCCCGGGGAAGACCCGGCCGCGGAGGCGAAAGGGCAGGCGCCGCGGCCGGGTTCCGGGGCGCGAAAAAAGGGGCGGGCCGAAAACGGCCCGCCCCTCGCGTTGTCCGAAATGGCCGCGCCGGTCAGCCGATGATCTCCTCGGCCTTGGCCAGCGCCTTCTCGGCCCCCGCGCGCGCCGCGGCGAGGGCGGCGTCGAGCTTGGCCTTGAACGCCGCGCGCTCGGCGGCGTCCGGCAGGCCGGGGAGGTTGATCCGCACGTTGAGCGCCGCGCCTTCGGCCGCGGTGCGCGCGCACAAGGCGGCGACGCCGAAGTCGGACGCGGCCGCGGTCATCCCGATCTGCGAGACGCGGACGACCAGCGCGGCGACCTTGCCCGCCGCCTCGACGACGGAGAGCGGGATCTCGATCGCGCGGCGGGTCGCGGCGACGATCGCTTCGTCGCGCGCGGCCTTCTGCTCGTCGGTGGCCTTGGGGAGCTTGCGCGCCGAGCGGATCATGTCGAAGGCGGCCGTGTCGTCGTCCACGGCGCGCAGCAGCTGGTCCTTCAACTCCTGCGCGGCGAGGCCGAGCTTCACGAACTCTTCCTTGGCCGCCTTGTCCTTCGAGCCGCCGAAGGTGAGGGCGGAGACCATCGAGACGAGCGCCGCGGCGAGCGAGCCGCAGAGGGCGGCGACGGAACCGCCGCCGGGGGCCGGGGTGTCGCGCGACAGTTCGTCGGCGAAGCCGACGAGGCTCATCGCCCGCAGCCCTCGCTCGCGCGGGGCGAGGCGGTAGTCGATCACCGCCTTGTCGGTCTCGAACGGCTTGACGTCGCAGAGGCCGAGCGAGATGCGCGCCGTCTCCAGCAGGTCCGGCTCCGGCGCCGCGGGGGTCTTCCCCTGCGCGGCGAGGTAGTGCCGGCCGGCCATCTTGAGCGCCTCGAGCGGCACGAGGCCGACGATCTCCGAGCCGGTGACCCGCATCCCGCGCTCGAGCGCCTGGCGCTCGATCTCGTCGAAGACGGTGTGCGGCGCGACGACGTTGTAGTCGAGGACGTTGATCGAGACCTGCGCGCGGCCGAACTCGGGGATGTACCAGCCGACGGCGCGGATCGACTTGAACTTGCCCGGCTTCGTCACGTCGCGGCCGCGCTCGTCCTTGAGGATCTTGCCGTCCGGACCCTTGACCTTGCGCCCTTGCTCGCGGATCTCGAGCGCGATGTCGTGGGCCAGCTTCTTGTCGGTCGTGTTGAGGTCCACGTTGTAGGCGACGAGGAACGGGCGGGCGCCGACGATCGTCGCGCCGGACTTCTCGTTGAAGACCGGCCGGCCGTAGTCGGGGGCCCACGCCGGATCCTGCAGCTTCGCGGCGAGGCCTTCGTACTCTCCCTTGCGGACCTCGGCGAGGCTGCGCCGCTCCGGCTTCGTCGCCGCGCGCTCGTAGAGGTAGACGGGGATGTCGAGCTTTTCGGCGATCCGGCGGCCGACTTCGTTGGCCAGCGCCACGCAGTCGTCCATCGTCGCGCCGCCGCCGACCGGAACGAACGGCACGACGTCGGTCGCGCCCATCCGGGCGTGCGCGCCGTGGTGCTGGCGCATGTCGATCAGCTTGGAGGCCGACTCGACCAGCCGGAACGCCGCCTCGGCGACCGCTTCCGGGCCGCCGACGAACGTGAAGACGGTGCGGTTGGTTTCGGCGCCCGGATCGACGTCGAGCAGGGTGACCCCTTCGACCGCGCGCACGGCGGCGGCCACGGCGTCGAGGACCTTCTGGTCGCGCCCTTCGGAGATGTTGGGAACGCACTCGATGATCTTCATCTCGGGTCTACTTCCTTTCCGCGACGGCGCGGGCGATCATCTCGGCCCCTTGGACGGCCTTGAGGCCCTCCTCGAGCGGCACGGGGACCGGCCCGCCTTCCTGCAGGGCGGTGGTGAAGGCGCGGAGGACTTCGCGCACAGTGGGGACGGAATCGGGGAGGGGCGGCTTGATCATCTGCCGTCCGTGGATCTCGCGGAGAATGCTGTGGACGTGGTCGGCGGCGAGCTGGCCCTTCTCGCCGACGATCTCCAGCCGGCCGGTGCGGCCGCCGGTGGCCCACGAGTTGTCGAGCGTGACGAGG
It encodes the following:
- a CDS encoding efflux transporter outer membrane subunit, with product PGEDLFRTPATKDVSAGLPSEVLERRPDIMQAERTLRAADANIGVARAAFFPRIALTANAGVASADLSNLFKGGTGAWTFAPQATLPIFGAGRLKGNLAAAKAERGIALAQYERAIQGAFREVADALALRGTVDERIAAQEALVAATGASQRISEQRFRTGISSYLDVLDAQRTLYDAQKALISVRLAKADNNVTLYKVLGGGWTANTPAPKDAAPVGGAAEKRSDAAAMQAASPR
- the ftcD gene encoding glutamate formimidoyltransferase; this translates as MKIIECVPNISEGRDQKVLDAVAAAVRAVEGVTLLDVDPGAETNRTVFTFVGGPEAVAEAAFRLVESASKLIDMRQHHGAHARMGATDVVPFVPVGGGATMDDCVALANEVGRRIAEKLDIPVYLYERAATKPERRSLAEVRKGEYEGLAAKLQDPAWAPDYGRPVFNEKSGATIVGARPFLVAYNVDLNTTDKKLAHDIALEIREQGRKVKGPDGKILKDERGRDVTKPGKFKSIRAVGWYIPEFGRAQVSINVLDYNVVAPHTVFDEIERQALERGMRVTGSEIVGLVPLEALKMAGRHYLAAQGKTPAAPEPDLLETARISLGLCDVKPFETDKAVIDYRLAPRERGLRAMSLVGFADELSRDTPAPGGGSVAALCGSLAAALVSMVSALTFGGSKDKAAKEEFVKLGLAAQELKDQLLRAVDDDTAAFDMIRSARKLPKATDEQKAARDEAIVAATRRAIEIPLSVVEAAGKVAALVVRVSQIGMTAAASDFGVAALCARTAAEGAALNVRINLPGLPDAAERAAFKAKLDAALAAARAGAEKALAKAEEIIG